The Brachyspira aalborgi genome has a segment encoding these proteins:
- a CDS encoding DUF721 domain-containing protein, which yields MHTIENILNEYSKRNINLFAYLKIAQKWNIIIGETLSKICYPSFYKNGILTLTVADSVWANEISMNRLNIFKNIKKETDIIVSELRTRVGEIENEENNNSIDKNIYDNQNISKNEISEKHKNWILEVIKESNIDDKKIEEIFYRILENVKEDKDAN from the coding sequence ATGCATACTATAGAAAATATATTAAACGAATATTCTAAAAGAAATATTAATTTATTCGCTTATCTTAAAATCGCTCAAAAGTGGAATATAATAATTGGCGAGACGCTTTCTAAAATTTGTTATCCTTCTTTTTATAAAAATGGAATTTTAACTTTAACGGTTGCGGACTCCGTTTGGGCTAATGAAATTTCAATGAATAGACTAAATATTTTTAAGAATATAAAAAAAGAAACGGATATAATAGTATCGGAATTAAGAACGAGAGTTGGAGAAATAGAAAACGAAGAAAATAATAATTCTATTGATAAAAATATTTATGATAATCAAAATATTTCTAAAAATGAAATAAGCGAAAAACATAAAAATTGGATTTTAGAAGTTATAAAAGAATCGAATATAGACGATAAAAAAATTGAAGAGATATTTTATAGAATTTTAGAAAATGTAAAAGAGGATAAAGATGCTAATTGA
- a CDS encoding tetratricopeptide repeat protein, with product MKIKIIFILLELLIFNLLLYSEDFIYNKTNIENAYKYYNSKNYIKAAELFEYEINNSPILKIEYFEILANIYMYREDYNNMLRVARNGIIINRFSPKLYFQKGYALYKLAKTNEAIESIRYSVDLNPNDAYVNNYLGLLYLYTENYKLAEASFLKANIYNPNNIVYMVNLAATYERDKNYNSALQIYEDVYKLDKNYKDVAGSILRVKTLLGFAENPQNQNINKNFEYNEDMEVKPIGSKNYTNNANTNR from the coding sequence ATGAAAATTAAAATTATTTTTATTTTATTAGAATTATTAATATTCAATTTATTATTGTATTCGGAAGATTTTATATATAATAAAACAAATATAGAAAACGCTTACAAATATTATAATTCTAAAAATTATATTAAAGCGGCGGAATTATTTGAATACGAAATAAATAATTCTCCTATTTTAAAAATAGAATATTTTGAAATTCTTGCTAATATTTATATGTATCGGGAAGATTATAATAATATGTTGAGAGTCGCAAGAAACGGAATAATTATAAATAGATTTTCGCCGAAATTATATTTTCAAAAAGGATACGCTTTATATAAATTAGCAAAGACAAACGAAGCTATAGAATCAATAAGGTATTCTGTCGATTTAAATCCAAATGACGCTTATGTTAATAATTATTTAGGGCTTTTATATTTATACACAGAAAATTATAAATTGGCGGAAGCTTCTTTTTTAAAAGCAAATATTTATAATCCGAATAATATCGTATATATGGTTAATCTTGCCGCAACTTATGAGAGAGATAAAAATTATAATTCCGCTCTTCAGATTTACGAAGATGTTTATAAATTGGATAAAAATTATAAAGATGTGGCGGGTTCTATATTAAGAGTAAAAACTTTATTAGGTTTTGCGGAAAATCCTCAAAATCAGAATATTAATAAAAATTTTGAATATAATGAAGATATGGAAGTAAAGCCGATAGGAAGCAAAAATTATACAAATAATGCAAATACAAATAGATAA
- a CDS encoding ABC transporter substrate-binding protein, protein MKYIYYLFIILSLLSCKKTSQIKIGVLQLIEHNALDSAYKGFVDGLKEAGYEDGKNIIIDYQNAQGEQANCITIGQKFINDKSDLILAIATPAAQAIANMTKDIPILITAVTDPADSKLVADNNAPGGNVTGTSDLTPVEAQIELLKEIIPNVKTVGLLYCSSEQNSVFQINIAKKKLDSMGIKYIDIAISNLNEIQQVIQNVIGKVEAIYTPTDNMIANGMATVALMTEPAKLPVICGEGGMTMLGGTATYGINYYELGKLTSTQAVSILKGDKKTAEMPIEYLQKFDLVVNTNMIESIGLTIPESLYNK, encoded by the coding sequence ATGAAATACATTTATTACTTATTTATTATTCTTTCATTATTATCATGTAAGAAGACAAGTCAAATAAAGATAGGAGTTTTGCAGTTAATAGAGCATAACGCGCTTGATTCTGCATATAAAGGTTTTGTTGACGGACTTAAAGAAGCGGGCTATGAAGACGGAAAAAATATAATAATAGATTATCAGAATGCTCAAGGCGAACAGGCAAATTGCATTACTATAGGACAAAAGTTTATTAACGATAAAAGCGATTTAATATTAGCGATAGCGACTCCAGCGGCTCAAGCTATAGCGAATATGACTAAAGATATACCGATATTAATAACCGCCGTTACAGACCCTGCAGATTCTAAATTGGTTGCGGATAATAACGCTCCAGGCGGAAATGTTACAGGAACTTCGGATTTGACTCCCGTAGAAGCTCAAATAGAATTATTAAAAGAAATAATACCTAATGTAAAAACCGTAGGACTTTTATATTGTTCAAGCGAACAGAATTCGGTATTTCAAATAAATATAGCGAAGAAAAAATTAGACTCTATGGGAATAAAATATATAGATATTGCAATTTCAAACCTTAATGAAATTCAGCAGGTTATACAAAATGTTATAGGAAAGGTTGAAGCGATTTATACTCCTACAGATAATATGATTGCAAATGGAATGGCTACCGTAGCTTTAATGACAGAGCCTGCCAAACTTCCCGTTATTTGCGGAGAAGGTGGAATGACTATGCTTGGCGGAACTGCAACTTACGGAATAAATTATTATGAACTTGGAAAATTAACTTCAACTCAAGCGGTTTCAATATTGAAAGGAGATAAAAAAACTGCCGAAATGCCGATAGAATATTTGCAAAAATTTGATTTGGTTGTTAATACAAATATGATAGAATCTATAGGCTTAACTATACCAGAATCTCTATATAATAAATAA
- a CDS encoding ABC transporter permease has product MLEGIYLAIQGAASQGIIWGIMTLGVYITFKVLDFPDLTVDGSFALGGAVSAILISNGMNPFITLFFSFLAGSLAGLATGILNTKLQIPGILAGILTMIALYSINIRVMGGRPNIPLLGMATSLTIIQNILSLSKVVSDLLVGFVFSVFIVLIMYWFFGTEMGCAIRATGNNEKMIRALGVDTNVMKTIGLMISNALVSLSGALVTQSQGYADVGMGTGTIVIGLASVIIGEVIFGNRFNFLYKLSSIVMGSIIYRIIIAIVLQLGLKATDLKLLTAIIVAIALSVPMLNKKANKILSPKRKG; this is encoded by the coding sequence ATGTTAGAAGGAATTTATCTTGCCATTCAAGGAGCGGCTTCTCAAGGAATAATTTGGGGAATAATGACGCTTGGAGTTTATATAACTTTTAAGGTTTTAGATTTTCCTGATTTAACCGTTGACGGAAGTTTCGCTTTGGGCGGAGCGGTAAGCGCGATATTAATATCAAACGGCATGAATCCTTTTATAACTTTATTTTTTTCTTTTTTAGCTGGTTCTTTGGCTGGACTTGCTACGGGAATATTGAATACAAAATTGCAAATTCCCGGAATATTAGCGGGCATTTTAACAATGATAGCTTTATATTCTATTAATATAAGAGTTATGGGAGGAAGACCTAATATACCGCTTTTGGGAATGGCAACTTCATTGACTATTATTCAAAATATTCTTTCTTTAAGTAAAGTCGTATCCGATTTATTAGTTGGTTTTGTATTTTCCGTATTTATAGTTCTTATTATGTATTGGTTTTTTGGCACTGAAATGGGATGCGCAATAAGGGCAACGGGAAATAACGAAAAAATGATTAGAGCTTTAGGCGTTGATACTAATGTAATGAAAACAATCGGGCTTATGATTTCAAACGCTTTAGTTTCTCTTTCGGGCGCTTTAGTTACTCAAAGTCAGGGATATGCCGATGTCGGAATGGGAACGGGAACTATAGTTATTGGACTTGCATCGGTTATTATAGGAGAGGTTATTTTTGGTAATAGATTTAATTTTTTATATAAATTATCTTCTATTGTAATGGGTTCTATAATTTATAGAATAATAATAGCGATAGTTCTTCAATTAGGTTTAAAAGCTACGGATTTAAAACTTCTTACGGCGATAATAGTGGCAATAGCGCTTTCAGTTCCCATGCTTAATAAAAAAGCCAATAAAATATTAAGCCCTAAAAGAAAAGGATAA
- a CDS encoding ABC transporter ATP-binding protein: MLELKEIYKTFNRGTITEKKAINGVDLKLNEGDFVTVIGGNGAGKSTLLNLIAGVYEADYGRILLDDIDITYKKEHTRAGLFGRVFQDPMTGTASNMGIEENLALAKRKGNPRTLKWGITRAERSEYIEKLKRLDLGLEKRLNSKVGLLSGGQRQALTLLMATLKKPRLLLLDEHTAALDPKTAKRVLELTEEIISEDKLTAFMVTHNIKDAIHYGNRLIMMNDGRIIYDVSGEEKKSLEISDLLKKFENEENALSDKLLLS, from the coding sequence ATGCTCGAATTAAAAGAAATATATAAAACATTTAATAGAGGCACTATAACCGAAAAAAAAGCCATTAACGGAGTTGATTTAAAATTAAACGAAGGCGATTTTGTTACGGTTATCGGCGGAAATGGAGCGGGAAAATCTACGCTTTTAAATTTAATAGCGGGAGTTTATGAAGCGGATTATGGAAGAATACTTTTAGACGATATAGATATTACCTATAAAAAAGAACATACAAGAGCGGGACTTTTTGGAAGAGTATTTCAAGACCCAATGACAGGAACGGCTTCAAATATGGGAATAGAAGAAAATCTTGCGCTTGCAAAAAGAAAGGGAAATCCAAGAACTTTAAAATGGGGAATAACTAGAGCGGAGAGAAGCGAATATATTGAAAAATTAAAAAGGCTCGATTTAGGTTTGGAAAAAAGATTAAATTCTAAAGTCGGGCTTTTATCGGGAGGACAGAGGCAGGCATTAACTTTATTAATGGCAACTTTGAAAAAACCACGACTACTTTTGCTTGATGAACATACGGCGGCTTTGGACCCAAAAACTGCAAAAAGAGTTCTTGAACTTACCGAAGAGATAATAAGCGAAGACAAACTAACCGCTTTTATGGTTACTCATAATATTAAAGACGCTATTCATTATGGAAATAGACTTATAATGATGAATGACGGACGAATTATTTACGATGTTTCGGGAGAAGAGAAAAAATCTTTAGAAATTTCCGATTTACTTAAAAAATTTGAAAATGAAGAAAACGCTTTAAGCGATAAATTATTATTGTCTTAA
- the rfbF gene encoding glucose-1-phosphate cytidylyltransferase: MKTVILSGGLGTRLGEETAIRPKPLVEIGGRPIIWHVMKIYSYYGINDFVILLGYKGYMIKEFFDNYRRHLFDMRLDFKKNKSEILRRSKIEEEKWKIELVDTGENSMTGGRLKRAFEYLKDEDTFCLTYGDGVSNINVKEEIKFHKKHGKIATIGAVFPPAKYGAISINKNDMVVDFVEKPRGDNAYINGGFFVLNKEIFNYLEDDSTIFEQKPLRELSKNNQLMAFKHEGFWQCMDNQREKALLEEMWNDNKAPWKLWK; encoded by the coding sequence ATGAAAACTGTAATACTTTCAGGCGGGCTTGGAACAAGACTCGGAGAAGAAACTGCTATTCGTCCAAAACCATTAGTTGAAATTGGAGGACGCCCAATAATTTGGCATGTAATGAAAATCTATTCGTATTACGGAATTAACGATTTTGTGATTCTGCTCGGATATAAAGGTTATATGATAAAAGAATTTTTTGACAATTACAGAAGACATTTATTCGATATGCGGCTCGATTTTAAGAAAAATAAATCTGAAATATTGAGAAGAAGCAAAATTGAAGAAGAAAAATGGAAAATAGAACTTGTCGATACAGGAGAAAATAGTATGACAGGCGGAAGATTAAAAAGAGCTTTTGAATATTTGAAAGATGAAGATACTTTTTGTTTAACTTACGGAGACGGAGTTTCAAATATAAATGTTAAAGAAGAAATAAAATTCCATAAAAAACATGGAAAAATAGCCACTATTGGAGCGGTATTTCCTCCAGCAAAATATGGCGCAATAAGTATTAATAAAAACGATATGGTTGTAGATTTTGTTGAAAAACCAAGAGGAGATAACGCTTATATAAACGGCGGATTTTTCGTATTGAATAAAGAAATTTTTAATTATTTGGAAGACGATTCTACAATATTTGAACAAAAACCTTTAAGAGAATTATCTAAAAATAATCAATTAATGGCTTTTAAGCATGAAGGTTTTTGGCAATGTATGGATAATCAAAGAGAGAAAGCTTTACTTGAAGAGATGTGGAACGACAATAAAGCTCCTTGGAAATTATGGAAATAA
- the rfbG gene encoding CDP-glucose 4,6-dehydratase — protein MKNIIEVFKNKKILITGHTGFKGSWLCKLLLELGSKVSGISLQAEKVSLYNLLKLDNEVESHICDIRKLKNIENIVKEINPDIIFHLAAQPLVIESYNNPVYTFETNIIGTINILEALRKLNNLECAIMITTDKVYDNKEWVWGYRENDSLGGNDPYSSSKACAELAIKSYKKSFFENLNIATARAGNVIGGGDFARDRIIPDIVRAIERNESVELRNPNSVRPWQHVLDVLNGYLLLAYNLIENNKNISANKNGELPSYNFAPIDNKQTVEYITKVFIDNIGKGNYKIKSQNTNKKEMNILRLDSSLARKELLWEEKFDTEEAVKQTALWYREYLNNKDITDKQIKDYTNSFYY, from the coding sequence ATGAAGAATATAATCGAAGTTTTTAAGAATAAAAAAATTCTAATTACGGGACATACGGGATTTAAAGGTTCTTGGCTTTGTAAATTATTATTGGAATTAGGCTCTAAAGTAAGCGGAATATCTTTACAAGCCGAAAAAGTCTCTTTATATAATTTGCTTAAACTCGATAACGAAGTAGAATCTCATATATGCGATATTAGAAAATTAAAAAATATTGAGAATATTGTAAAAGAAATAAATCCCGATATTATTTTTCATTTGGCAGCTCAGCCTTTGGTAATAGAAAGTTATAATAATCCCGTTTATACTTTTGAAACAAATATAATAGGAACGATTAATATACTTGAAGCTTTAAGAAAATTAAATAATTTGGAATGCGCGATAATGATAACCACCGATAAAGTTTACGATAATAAGGAATGGGTTTGGGGTTATAGAGAAAACGATTCTTTAGGAGGAAACGACCCTTATTCTTCTTCAAAAGCATGCGCAGAATTAGCAATAAAAAGTTATAAGAAAAGTTTTTTTGAAAATTTGAATATAGCTACGGCAAGAGCGGGAAATGTTATTGGCGGAGGCGATTTTGCAAGAGATAGAATAATTCCCGATATAGTGAGAGCGATTGAAAGAAACGAATCTGTTGAATTGAGAAATCCAAATAGCGTTCGCCCTTGGCAGCATGTTTTGGATGTTTTAAACGGTTATTTACTGCTTGCATATAATCTGATTGAAAATAATAAAAATATTTCTGCAAATAAAAACGGAGAATTGCCAAGTTATAATTTTGCTCCAATAGACAATAAACAAACCGTTGAATATATAACTAAAGTTTTTATAGACAATATAGGCAAAGGAAATTATAAAATAAAATCTCAAAATACGAATAAAAAAGAAATGAATATATTGCGTTTAGATTCTTCTTTGGCAAGAAAAGAATTATTATGGGAAGAAAAATTTGACACGGAAGAAGCCGTAAAACAAACCGCTTTATGGTATAGAGAATATTTGAATAATAAAGATATAACTGATAAACAGATTAAAGATTATACAAATAGTTTTTATTATTGA
- a CDS encoding Rpn family recombination-promoting nuclease/putative transposase, whose product MNKPFNALNDCFVRYFFTDKGGEKVLLDFINAVMISADMKTFKAVEILNPFNLKKHYNDKETIVDVKCITKNGTVVIIEVQLSGNSRFPERILYYWSANYSKLLKKGEEYEDLTPVISINLLNFNLNKNDKNVHSCYMIYDTKSEKLLTDHLQIHIIELKKFKFKDNDLKKDLNYWLGFFTTKDMEEYMSEIVKEKPIMEEAHKRYNNFIRSRLMMSEYEKKEIYQYDKQITLKEERQEGRKEGIKDEKYSIAKTLKQMNMDNESISKATGLPINEVEKL is encoded by the coding sequence ATGAATAAACCTTTTAATGCATTAAATGATTGTTTTGTTCGGTATTTCTTTACTGATAAAGGAGGCGAGAAAGTTTTACTTGATTTTATAAACGCCGTTATGATTAGTGCAGACATGAAAACTTTTAAAGCGGTTGAAATTCTTAATCCGTTTAATCTTAAAAAGCATTACAATGATAAAGAGACAATCGTTGATGTAAAATGCATTACAAAAAATGGAACGGTTGTAATTATCGAAGTTCAATTATCGGGTAATTCAAGATTTCCAGAAAGAATACTTTATTATTGGTCTGCAAATTATAGTAAACTTTTAAAGAAAGGCGAAGAGTATGAAGACTTAACGCCTGTAATAAGTATCAATCTTCTTAATTTTAATCTTAATAAAAATGATAAAAATGTGCATAGTTGCTATATGATTTACGATACAAAAAGCGAGAAATTATTAACAGACCACTTGCAAATACATATAATAGAATTAAAAAAATTCAAATTCAAAGATAATGATTTAAAAAAGGATTTAAATTATTGGCTTGGATTTTTCACTACAAAAGATATGGAGGAATATATGTCAGAGATAGTAAAAGAAAAACCTATAATGGAAGAGGCGCATAAACGATATAATAATTTTATTAGAAGTCGATTAATGATGAGCGAGTATGAGAAAAAAGAAATTTATCAATACGATAAACAAATAACGCTTAAAGAAGAAAGACAAGAAGGTAGAAAAGAAGGTATAAAGGACGAAAAATATTCAATAGCTAAAACCTTAAAACAAATGAATATGGATAATGAATCTATAAGTAAAGCCACAGGTTTACCGATTAATGAAGTAGAAAAACTTTAA
- a CDS encoding radical SAM protein encodes MIIRAKTKELLQTRELTQRQKDNTKLNKEEMDNKSTILKSYPQRLVLELTNACNLRCIMCGRDEAEFAPTVFKLDYLKKLEYLLNIVEEVTLFGWGEPTMHPQFIDILKYLNDFPVRKYFVTNGMRLNKIKDALFDYKVDIMAISLDGAKPETNDRIRFGGNFDFIIKNIKEIVKQKRERNLDYPYMNFVMTLMDSNIEELPDLVSLASQIGLQEVKGVYLTVFTKNLLNETLYNKRDKVAYIYICKPKSLLKS; translated from the coding sequence ATGATAATAAGAGCTAAAACTAAAGAATTATTACAAACAAGAGAATTAACTCAAAGACAAAAAGATAATACAAAATTAAATAAAGAAGAAATGGATAATAAATCCACAATATTAAAATCTTATCCTCAAAGGTTGGTATTAGAATTAACTAATGCATGCAATTTAAGATGCATTATGTGCGGAAGGGATGAAGCCGAATTTGCGCCTACGGTTTTCAAATTGGATTATTTAAAAAAACTTGAATATTTACTTAATATAGTAGAAGAAGTCACTCTTTTTGGATGGGGCGAACCGACTATGCATCCTCAATTCATAGACATATTAAAATATTTAAACGATTTTCCCGTAAGAAAATATTTTGTTACAAACGGAATGAGATTAAATAAAATAAAAGACGCTTTATTTGATTATAAAGTCGATATTATGGCTATAAGTTTGGACGGAGCAAAACCCGAAACGAACGATAGAATAAGATTTGGCGGTAATTTTGATTTTATAATTAAAAATATAAAAGAAATAGTAAAACAAAAAAGAGAAAGGAATTTGGATTATCCTTATATGAATTTCGTTATGACATTGATGGATTCAAATATAGAAGAACTTCCAGATTTAGTCTCTCTTGCATCCCAAATAGGATTGCAGGAGGTAAAAGGAGTTTATTTAACCGTATTTACAAAAAATTTGTTAAATGAAACGCTTTATAATAAACGAGACAAGGTTGCATATATATATATATGCAAACCGAAGAGCTTGCTAAAAAGTTGA
- a CDS encoding SPASM domain-containing protein: MQTEELAKKLNIKLKLPYLQGEDIAGDKYHKDCFVAYRDFFLASDGFVRPCQSTAVKFLKFEDYDNFEDMWNGHEFQEFRKNVNDKNSMCNECKRCFQSSHANWNNELSFIQINQQFAPEWEK; the protein is encoded by the coding sequence ATGCAAACCGAAGAGCTTGCTAAAAAGTTGAATATAAAATTAAAACTTCCGTATCTTCAAGGCGAGGATATTGCTGGCGATAAATATCATAAAGATTGTTTTGTAGCATATAGAGATTTCTTTTTAGCTTCGGATGGTTTTGTTCGTCCTTGTCAGTCGACAGCGGTTAAATTTTTGAAGTTTGAAGATTACGATAATTTTGAAGATATGTGGAATGGGCATGAATTTCAAGAGTTTAGGAAAAATGTTAATGATAAAAATTCTATGTGCAATGAATGTAAAAGATGTTTTCAATCTTCGCATGCAAATTGGAATAATGAATTGTCTTTTATACAAATTAATCAGCAATTCGCTCCAGAATGGGAAAAATAA
- the rfbH gene encoding lipopolysaccharide biosynthesis protein RfbH, with translation MNREKILELVREFAKEEYSNKEFIEGKSAVPVSGRVFDEDDITTLVDSALDFHLTTYRYNDEFEKCLREFFGLKYALTCNSGSSANLIAVSSLTSHLLKERALKYGDEIITVAAGFPTTVNPILQNNLIPVFVDVELKTYNVDIKEIEKAISEKSKAIILAHTLGNPFNIDKVKKICEKYNLWLIEDCCDAFGTKYNGKKTGTFGDIATLSFYPAHHITMGEGGAVMTNNPILKKAMESIRDWGRDCFCPPGQDNTCKQRFTQKLGSLPEGYDHKYTYSHLGYNLKITDMQASVGYSQIKKVNGFIEKRKENFIKIKDKLKRFEKYFILPEAQENSEPSWFGFLISVREDAPFNRNDIVKYLNDKKIGTRLLFAGNIIKQPYMKDRNYRVIGDLKNSDFIMNNTFWIGVYPAINDKMIEYIEKCFEIFLENNAIEKRREEKRREEKRREEKRREEKRREEKRREEKRREEKRREEKRREEKRREEKRREEKRREEKRREEKRREEKRREEKRREEKRREENFPN, from the coding sequence ATGAACAGAGAGAAAATTTTAGAATTGGTTAGAGAATTCGCGAAAGAAGAATATTCTAATAAAGAATTTATTGAAGGAAAAAGCGCAGTTCCCGTTTCGGGAAGAGTTTTTGATGAAGACGATATTACTACTTTAGTCGATAGCGCTTTAGATTTTCATTTAACTACTTATAGATATAACGATGAATTTGAAAAATGTTTAAGAGAATTTTTCGGGTTAAAATATGCGTTGACTTGTAATTCTGGTTCTTCGGCTAATTTAATCGCCGTTTCTTCTTTAACTAGTCATTTGCTTAAAGAAAGAGCATTAAAATATGGTGATGAAATTATAACCGTTGCGGCGGGCTTTCCTACGACTGTTAACCCGATTCTTCAAAATAATTTGATTCCCGTATTTGTAGATGTGGAACTTAAAACTTATAATGTCGATATTAAAGAAATAGAAAAAGCAATAAGCGAGAAAAGTAAGGCTATTATTTTAGCTCATACTTTGGGAAATCCTTTCAATATTGATAAAGTAAAAAAGATATGCGAAAAATATAATCTATGGCTTATAGAAGATTGTTGCGATGCTTTCGGAACTAAATATAACGGAAAAAAGACGGGAACATTTGGCGATATTGCCACTTTAAGTTTTTATCCCGCTCATCATATAACTATGGGAGAAGGCGGAGCGGTTATGACGAATAATCCAATTCTTAAAAAAGCTATGGAAAGCATAAGAGATTGGGGACGAGACTGTTTTTGTCCTCCAGGACAGGATAATACTTGCAAACAAAGATTTACTCAAAAACTTGGTAGTTTGCCCGAAGGATACGACCATAAATATACTTATTCGCATTTGGGTTATAACTTAAAAATTACCGATATGCAAGCGTCAGTAGGTTATTCGCAGATTAAAAAAGTGAACGGATTTATAGAGAAAAGAAAAGAAAATTTTATCAAGATTAAAGATAAATTAAAAAGATTTGAAAAATATTTTATTCTACCCGAAGCTCAAGAAAATAGCGAACCTTCATGGTTTGGTTTTTTAATTAGCGTTAGAGAGGATGCTCCTTTTAATAGAAACGATATAGTTAAATATTTAAATGATAAAAAAATAGGAACGAGGCTTTTATTTGCGGGAAATATTATTAAACAGCCTTATATGAAAGACAGAAATTATAGAGTTATTGGCGATTTGAAAAACTCCGATTTTATAATGAATAATACTTTTTGGATTGGAGTTTATCCTGCTATTAACGATAAAATGATTGAATATATTGAAAAATGTTTTGAAATATTTTTAGAAAATAATGCAATAGAGAAGAGAAGAGAAGAGAAGAGAAGAGAAGAGAAGAGAAGAGAAGAGAAGAGAAGAGAAGAGAAGAGAAGAGAAGAGAAGAGAAGAGAAGAGAAGAGAAGAGAAGAGAAGAGAAGAGAAGAGAAGAGAAGAGAAGAGAAGAGAAGAGAAGAGAAGAGAAGAGAAGAGAAGAGAAGAGAAGAGAAGAGAAGAGAAGAGAAGAGAAGAGAAGAGAAGAGAAGAGAAGAGAAGAGAAGAGAAGAGAAGAGAAGAGAAGAGAATTTCCCTAACTGA
- the rfbC gene encoding dTDP-4-dehydrorhamnose 3,5-epimerase translates to MNIEKTNIEGAYIIQNNYIEDERGYFLRLFCNDELKKAGIDFEVKQSNMSYSAKKGTLRGMHYQVEPYGEIKVVRCIKGAVFDAIADIRKDSPTYGKHFTVELSEENGKMIYIPPYVAHGIQTLEDDSMICYFVGASFIPNAYGYLRWDDKFFNIKWPKCENRIMSEKDKNIPDFKP, encoded by the coding sequence ATGAATATAGAAAAAACAAATATTGAAGGCGCTTATATAATTCAAAATAATTATATAGAAGACGAAAGGGGATATTTTTTGAGGCTATTTTGTAATGACGAATTGAAAAAAGCTGGCATTGATTTTGAAGTTAAACAATCAAATATGAGTTATAGCGCTAAAAAAGGAACTTTAAGAGGTATGCATTATCAAGTAGAACCTTATGGTGAAATAAAAGTTGTTCGATGCATAAAGGGAGCGGTATTTGACGCTATAGCCGATATAAGAAAAGATTCGCCAACTTACGGAAAACATTTTACTGTAGAATTATCCGAAGAAAATGGAAAAATGATATATATTCCGCCGTATGTAGCGCATGGAATACAAACTCTTGAAGACGATAGTATGATATGCTATTTTGTAGGGGCTTCTTTTATTCCTAACGCTTACGGATATTTAAGATGGGATGATAAATTTTTTAATATTAAATGGCCAAAATGCGAAAATAGAATAATGAGCGAAAAAGATAAAAATATTCCAGATTTTAAACCTTGA
- the rfbC gene encoding dTDP-4-dehydrorhamnose 3,5-epimerase, translating to MKIDKTNIEGAYIIQNSYIEDERGYFLRVFCNEELKKYNLNFNLVQANINYNKKKGTLRGMHYQMKPYAEIKIVRCIKGAIFDAIADIRKDSPTYGKYFTVELSEENGKMLYIPPYVAHGFQTLEDDSMVSYFLSSAFMPDAYGYLRWDDKLFNIKWPKCENRIMSEKDKNIPDFKF from the coding sequence ATGAAAATTGATAAAACAAATATTGAAGGCGCTTATATAATTCAAAATAGTTATATAGAAGACGAGCGAGGGTATTTTTTGAGAGTTTTTTGCAATGAAGAATTGAAAAAATATAATTTGAATTTTAATTTAGTTCAAGCAAATATAAATTATAACAAAAAGAAAGGAACTTTACGAGGCATGCATTATCAAATGAAACCTTACGCCGAAATAAAAATTGTTCGATGCATAAAAGGAGCGATATTTGACGCAATAGCCGATATAAGAAAAGATTCGCCAACTTATGGAAAATATTTTACTGTAGAATTATCCGAAGAAAACGGAAAAATGTTATATATTCCTCCGTATGTAGCTCATGGATTTCAAACTTTAGAGGACGACTCAATGGTGTCTTATTTTTTAAGTTCCGCTTTTATGCCAGACGCTTACGGATATTTAAGATGGGACGATAAACTTTTTAATATTAAATGGCCAAAATGCGAAAATAGAATAATGAGCGAAAAAGATAAAAATATTCCAGATTTTAAATTTTAA